A single window of Mangifera indica cultivar Alphonso chromosome 18, CATAS_Mindica_2.1, whole genome shotgun sequence DNA harbors:
- the LOC123201548 gene encoding probable anion transporter 3, chloroplastic → MAAKSLLHSAISPKSSCFFNSQSNLINLRTSHLGFKPRSLSTAGGVKWGESLSSSLSITREGTSSNNKNKQREGVVRCTAEGIERTLLIGGGRGETKVLVAERYKVVALLACVMCLCNADRVVMSVTIVPLAAKYGWSSAFLGIVQSSFLWGYIFSSVIGGALVDKYGGKRVLACGLVLWSLSTLLTPWAANNSTFALLAVRAFFGLAEGVALPAMSILSSRWFPSHERASAVGISMAGFHLGNVVGLVLTPIMLATTGITGPFFLFSSLGLLWMTSWSSVATDDPGDSPFISKSELRLIQAGKSESIRKKGKLPSLRLLLSKMPTWAIILANITNNWGYFVLLTWMPIYFKTVFNVNLKQAAWFSAVPWGTMAVCGYVAGKASDSLIKAGYPVTLVRKIMQSIGFIGPGVSLLCLNFAKSPAVAATLITAALSFSSFSQAGFLLNMQEIAPDCAGFLHGISNSAGTLAAIVSTIGTGYFVEWLGSFQAFLSVTACLYLAATLFWNLYATGERVF, encoded by the exons ATGGCGGCTAAATCTCTGCTGCATTCCGCTATTTCACCAAAATCTTCTTGTTTCTTCAACTCTCAATCGAATTTGATCAACTTGAGAACATCCCACTTGGGGTTTAAGCCAAGAAGCCTCTCAACAGCCGGAGGCGTTAAATGGGGAGAAAGTTTAAGTTCGTCTCTTTCAATCACCAGAGAGGGAACAAGTTCGAATAACAAGAATAAACAAAGAGAAGGTGTTGTGAGGTGTACGGCGGAGGGAATCGAGAGGACTTTATTGATCGGAGGAGGGAGAGGAGAAACGAAAGTTCTGGTGGCAGAAAGATACAAGGTGGTGGCTTTACTTGCATGTGTCATGTGTTTGTGTAATGCTGATAGAGTCGTCATGTCTGTGACTATCGTTCCTCTCGCTGCCAAATATGGCTGGTCCAGCGCTTTCCTCGGTATCGTTCAG TCATCCTTTTTATGGGGATACATCTTCTCCTCTGTGATTGGAGGGGCTTTGGTGGATAAATATGGAGGAAAAAGAGTGCTGGCATGTGGGCTGGTATTGTGGTCTCTGTCTACACTTCTCACTCCATGGGCTGCCAATAATTCCACGTTTGCCCTCTTAGCCGTTCGCGCCTTCTTTGGACTGGCCGAAGGTGTGGCTCTGCCAGCCATGAGTATCCTCTCATCAAG GTGGTTTCCGAGCCATGAGCGAGCAAGTGCAGTTGGAATCTCCATGGCTGGATTTCACCTTGGCAATGTTGTTGGTTTAGTTCTTACTCCTATTATGCTGGCAACAACTGGGATTACTGgccctttctttctcttctcttctcttggGCTGCTATGGATGACTTCATGGTCATCTGTGGCCACCGATGATCCTGGAGACAGCCCTTTTATCAGCAAATCAGAGCTGCGATTAATTCAAGCTGGAAAAAGTGAGTCCATCCGAAAGAAAGGAAAGCTTCCATCGCTCCGACTGCTATTATCAAAAATGCCAACCTGGGCAATAATTTTGGCTAATATCACTAACAATTGG GGATACTTCGTTCTTCTAACATGGATGCCGATTTATTTCAAAACG GTATTCAATGTGAACTTGAAGCAAGCAGCTTGGTTCAGTGCCGTGCCATGGGGGACAATGGCAGTTTGTGGCTACGTCGCGGGTAAAGCATCAGATTCCTTAATCAAAGCAGGCTACCCGGTGACTTTAGTCCGAAAGATTATGCAG TCTATCGGTTTCATCGGACCTGGGGTGTCGTTGCTCTGCTTGAATTTCGCCAAGTCGCCCGCAGTTGCAGCTACACTAATCACAGCTGCACTAAGCTTTAGCTCTTTCAGCCAGGCAGGATTTCTCCTTAATATGCAA GAAATAGCTCCAGATTGTGCAGGATTCCTCCATGGAATTTCTAATTCAGCAGGAACATTAGCTGCAATAGTCAGTACAATCGGAACCGGCTATTTTGTTGAATGGCTTGGGTCCTTTCAAGCATTCCTCTCCGTGACGGCATGTCTGTACTTAGCCGCAACCCTTTTCTGGAACCTGTATGCGACCGGTGAACGCGTCTTCTAA
- the LOC123201945 gene encoding uncharacterized protein LOC123201945, with translation MNFRSLDDFWAFYVSQHSKPSTRRWHFVGTLTSIIFLLFSILFNWCFLVCVPIFGYGFAWYSHFFVEGNVPATFGHPFWSFFCDYKMFGLMLTGNMDREIKRLGKRPVLQAF, from the coding sequence ATGAATTTCAGGAGCTTAGATGATTTTTGGGCTTTCTATGTGAGCCAACACTCAAAACCAAGTACAAGGCGTTGGCACTTTGTGGGCACTCTCACTAGtataattttcttgcttttttcgATATTGTTTAATTGGTGTTTTCTGGTGTGTGTGCCAATCTTTGGTTACGGATTCGCCTGGTATAGTCATTTCTTTGTTGAAGGAAATGTTCCTGCAACTTTTGGGCACCCGTTTTGGTCCTTTTTTTGTGACTACAAGATGTTTGGATTAATGCTTACTGGGAATATGGATAGAGAGATCAAGAGGCTCGGCAAGAGGCCTGTGTTGCAGGCCTTCTGA
- the LOC123201944 gene encoding protein DEFECTIVE IN EXINE FORMATION 1-like → MKSSTASVFLFWLLLFVTFLNFVHGADSEQNKFRQRRATDDELRYPEIDEDALANTQCPRNLELRWQTEVSSSIYATPLIADINSDGKLEVVVPSFVHYLEVLEGTDGDKMPGWPSFHQSTVHASPLLFDIDKDGVREIALATYNGEVLFFRVSGYMMKDKLVVPRRRVSKDWYVGLHPDPVDRTHPDVHDDLLVKEAEASQLKSTTEKNGSPPELNRTASTSRESHPGVVNMSNSGDENKMNGSQTETNINLTTTLDNASLTLNNSSLTAGSEGNSSSESRANSRRHLLEDNNSEDDNKVDARKATVENDPQALADDADQSFELFREADDLADEYGSDYDDHVDDAMWADEEWQERQHEKLEDYVNVDSHILCTPVIADIDNDGVFEMIVAVSYFFDHEYYASSEHLKELGGIDTGKYVAGGIVVFNLDTKQVKWTTDLDLSTDSSNFRAYIYSSPTVVDLDGDGNLDILVGTSFGLFYVLDHHGKIREKFPLEMAEIQGAVVAADINDDGKIELVTTDTHGNVAAWTAQGKEIWEQHLQSLITQGPSVGDVDGDGHTDVVVPTLSGNVYVLSGRDGSKVRPYPYRTHGRVMNQVLLVDLGKHGEKSKGLTLVLTSFDGYLYLIDGPTSCADVVDIGETSYSMVLADNVDGGDDLDLIVTTMNGNVFCFSTPAPHHPLKAWRSSNQERNNVAQRYNREGVFVTHSSRAFRDEEGKNFWVEFEIVDKYRFPSGSQSPYNVTTSLLVPGNYIGNRTIKQNQIFERPGKYRIKMPTVGVRTTGTVLVELVDKNGLYFSDEFSLTFHMYYYKLLKWLLVLPMLGMFGVLVVFRPQEAMPLPSFTRNTDL, encoded by the exons ATGAAATCCTCCACGGCCAGcgtatttttattttggttattaCTCTTCGTTACGTTTCTCAATTTCGTTCATGGCGCTGACTCAGAACAGAATAAGTTTCGTCAGCGACGGGCTACCGACGATGAGCTTCGCTACCCTGAAAT AGATGAGGATGCGTTGGCGAATACTCAGTGCCCTAGAAATTTGGAGTTGAGATGGCAAACTGAAGTTAGCTCTAGCATCTATGCCACCCCTTTGATCGCTGATATCAACAG tgaTGGGAAGCTTGAAGTGGTGGTTCCTTCTTTCGTACACTACCTAGAAGTACTTGAAGGCACTGATGGAGACAAAATGCCTG GTTGGCCTTCTTTTCACCAGTCAACTGTGCATGCCAGTCCTCTGCTATTTGATATTGACAAAGATGGTGTGAGAGAAATTGCATTGGCTACCTACAACGGTGAAGTACTGTTTTTCAG ggTTTCTGGCTACATGATGAAAGATAAATTAGTGGTTCCTCGTAGGAGAGTTAGTAAAGATTGGTATGTTGGTTTGCATCCCGATCCAGTGGATCGCACCCATCCAGATGTCCATGACGATCTACTTGTTAAAGAGGCTGAGGCTTCTCAATTGAAGTCAACTACAG AAAAGAATGGAAGTCCACCTGAACTGAACAGAACAGCTTCTACATCTAGAGAAAGTCACCCTGGAGTGGTAAACATGTCTAACTCAGgggatgaaaataaaatgaatggGAGTCAAACTGAAACAAACATAAACCTTACCACAACATTGGACAATGCTTCATTGACTCTGAATAATTCATCCTTGACTGCGGGGTCAGAGGGTAATAGTAGTTCAGAGAGTAGAGCAAACTCCAGGAGACATCTTTTGGAAGATAACAACTCTGAAGATGATAATAAAGTTGATGCTCGTAAGGCAACTGTGGAAAATGATCCTCAAGCATTGGCAGATGATGCAGATCAATCTTTTGAGCTATTTCGTGAAGCTGATGATCTGGCTGATGAGTATGGCTCTGACTATGATGATCATGTGGATGATGCCATGTGGGCAGATGAGGAATGGCAAGAAAGGCAACATGAGAAATTGGAAGATTATGTGAATGTTGACTCACACATATTGTGCACGCCT GTCATTGCAGACATTGATAACGATGGCGTATTTGAAATGATTGTTGCTGTTTCCTACTTCTTTGATCATGA GTATTATGCCAGCTCAGAGCATTTGAAGGAATTAGGTGGTATTGATACTGGGAAATATGTTGCTGGTGGCATTGTTGTTTTCAATCTTGATACAAAGCAAGTTAAATGGACCACAGATCTTGATCTAAGTACTGATAGTTCGAATTTTCgtgcatatatatattcttctcCAACTGTCGTGGATTTGGATGGTGATGGAAATTTGGACATTCTTGTTGGAACTTCTTTTGGCCTGTTTTATGTCCTGGATCATCATG GCAAGATTAGAGAAAAGTTTCCTCTTGAAATGGCCGAAATACAAGGTGCTGTTGTTGCGGCTGATATCAATGATGATGGCAAAATTGAACTAGTGACCACTGATACACATGGAAATGTTGCTGCATGGACTgcacaaggaaaagaaatttgggaacAGCATCTGCAGAGTCTCATTACCCAG GGTCCCTCTGTAGGTGATGTTGATGGGGATGGCCATACTGATGTCGTGGTTCCAACCCTATCAGGGAATGTATATGTTCTTAGTGGCAGGGATGGCAGCAAAGTTCGTCCTTATCCTTATCGAACTCATGGAAGAGTGATGAATCAAGTTCTTCTTGTTGATTTAGGTAAGCATGGGGAGAAAAGCAAGGGTCTAACACTAGTTTTGACATCATTTGATGGTTACTTATACCTAATAGATGGACCGACATCATGTGCTGATGTAGTTGACATCGGTGAAACTTC ATATAGCATGGTGTTGGCAGACAATGTTGACGGTGGAGATGATCTCGATCTTATTGTTACAACAATGAATGGCAATGTTTTTTGTTTCTCAACTCCTGCTCCACATCATCCCCTCAAG GCATGGAGATCAAGTAACCAAGAAAGAAACAATGTTGCACAGCGTTACAACCGTGAAGGGGTCTTTGTCACTCATTCATCTAGAGCTTTCCGAGATGAGGAAGGCAAAAACTTCTGGGTGGAGTTTGAGATTGTAGACAAATACAGATTCCCATCTGGGTCTCAATCACCGTACAATGTCACT ACAAGCTTGTTGGTTCCAGGTAATTACATAGGAAACAGGACGATTAAGCAAAACCAAATCTTTGAACGGCCAGGTAAATATAGAATTAAAATGCCGACGGTTGGAGTAAGGACTACAGGGACAGTGCTGGTGGAGTTAGTTGACAAGAATGGACTCTATTTTTCAGATGAATTTTCTCTCACATTCCATATGTATTACTATAAACTACTGAAGTGGCTTCTTGTACTCCCAATGCTCGGGATGTTTGGTGTGCTTGTTGTCTTTCGTCCGCAGGAGGCCATGCCTTTGCCATCGTTTACACGGAACACTGACCTGTGA